The proteins below are encoded in one region of Oenanthe melanoleuca isolate GR-GAL-2019-014 chromosome 4A, OMel1.0, whole genome shotgun sequence:
- the NHSL2 gene encoding NHS-like protein 2 isoform X4, with translation MAKVEWLLAPWQRAATSNLDLESKKAAPAKLPWQQPVNVFLAAGRPPGMEQLHQEAQLNLQSLLQEEYEEQYSESRVTGQTFRAAGHLPPDSSPEPSPRPPPAKRLEFVLMPPSQRAAEEESTSSTALGARPPDTSLSLPTSPDKQPPWPRAFPLPPVEEKQWHQPGSIQTNIVPINVSGQHFARHASARHSLFNTETAMNPKSTLRRRRTIIGFPNLSLRDQGSANGPTPSTHAPIAESLSCSFVPETTSGGTAPQEISPRPPLSAPLRKTFSDLGARCCQPAAAMDGAATPCASACNGTQGAPFSPPWSPLGYGSPPSLSTGPGKGPTCTSPGGSIPSPGPGSPAASTSFFIAAEERTGSNGPSFFSSPVPASPPSSGCPQGAKGSFLPGSREEPEAAGRAQLEVERAGCRFRERSLSVPTDSGSLCSVDIAYAETRRGSANYALGYPSASSEGSTSTDNISLGLEPEGQRRRRSKSISLKKAKKKPSPPTRSVSLIKEGQDGDAGLSAALPKEQRPKSLCIPPELQGHRLVHADPQGSVSREPSSTAAPHQWQLTDWRAGGDPYQSLSGSSTTTGTTAIECAKTRGSSESLVSPSVSRATTPSQLSAEADLKTSSPSRPTGLMSPSSGYSSQSETPTPTVPTSSILGHSPHQVRVRPLVPERKSSLPPTSPMERSPKGRLSFDLPLTPPAHLDLSGLKISLKGKTKVSRHHSDSTFGTKLAQKSSPIAPIMPVVTQSDLRSVRLRSISRSEPEDSADGPEHAEEPARVPCPGPERKVKPPVAEKPPLARRPPCILPKPPVLREEGPLSPKSPPGTATKEKGQAQDAVVVLRRGEFRRGLGEPHLSLAPAGPRRLSQGSLDELRPEGERRKAKVPPPVPKKPSVLYLPLIPAPAQLGAAVGDLPPTPSPIITLDTEPTCCDPDAEDLPSPEAVGTTPASEPASEPASEPAPEQGSSAEAGTEEKSFASDKTAESIVEEDDEVFTTSRTTEDLFTVIHRSKRKVLGRKEPGDTFSSRPTSHSPVKTSGSPAGESLAAAGSSGKSSSRNEDFKALLQKKSSKTSPGTRPSAAELLKTTNPLARRVITEFAPELDGANSPKSQP, from the exons ATGGCCAAGGTGGAGTGGCTGCTGGCACCCTGGCAGCGGGCAG ccacctCTAACCTGGACCTCGAGAGCAAGAAAGCCGCCCCTGCCAAGCTGCCATGGCAGCAGCCCGTGAACGTCTTCCTGGCCGCTGGGCGCCCGCCGGGCATGgagcagctgcaccaggaggCCCAGCTCAACCTGCAGAGCTTGCTGCAAG AGGAGTATGAGGAGCAGTACAGCGAGAGCAGGGTCACCGGGCAGACCTTCCGTGCTGCAGGGCACCTGCCCCCCGACAGCTCCCCTGAACCATCACCTCGACCCCCGCCTGCCAAGCGCCTTGAGTTCGTGCTTATG CCCCCCAGCCAGCGAGCGGCCGAAGAGgagagcaccagcagcaccgCGCTCGGTGCTCGGCCTCCTGACacctccctgagcctccccaCCAGCCCGGACAAGCAGCCCCCCTGGCCCAGGgccttccccctgccccccgTGGAGGAGAAGCAGTGGCACCAGCCCGGCTCCATCCAGACCAACATTGTCCCCATCAATGTCTCGG GGCAGCACTTTGCTAGGCACGCGAGTGCTCGTCACTCCCTGTTTAACACAGAGACCGCGATGAACCCCAAGTCCACCCTGCGGCGCAGACGGACCATTATTGGATTCCCTAACCTGTCCCTGCGAGACCAAG GCAGTGCCAACGGCCCCACGCCCAGCACACACGCGCCCATCGCCGagtccctgtcctgcagcttcGTGCCTGAGACCACCAGCGGGGGGACGGCGCCCCAGGAGATCAGCCCTCGTCCACCCCTCTCGGCCCCACTGAGGAAGACCTTCAGCGACCTCGGGGCCcgctgctgccagccagctgctgccatggatggggcagccaccccctgtgccagtgcctgcaATGGGACACAGGGCGCCCCTTTCTCCCCACCCTGGAGCCCCCTGGGCTATGGGAGCCCCCCCAGCCTCAGCACTGGCCCGGGCAAGGGGCCCACCTGCACCTCCCCAGGTGGCTCCATCCCATCACCTGGCCCAGGCTCACCTGCCGCCTCCACCTCCTTCTTCATCGCCGCAGAGGAGCGCACGGGCAGCAACGGGCCCAGCTTCTTCTCCAGCCCAGTGCCTGCGTCCCCCCCCAGCTCCGGGTGCCCCCAGGGAGCCAAGGGCAGTTTCCTGCCGGGAAGCCGAGAGGAGCCggaggcggcggggcgggcgcagCTGGAGGTGGAGCGGGCAGGGTGCCGGTTCCGGGAGCGCTCGCTGTCGGTGCCCACCGACTCGGGGTCCCTGTGCTCCGTGGACATCGCCTACGCCGAGACCCGGCGGGGCAGCGCCAACTACGCCCTGGGCTACCCCAGCGCCAGCTCCgagggcagcaccagcaccgACAACATCTcgctggggctggagcccgaggggcagcggcggcggcgctccAAGAGCATCTCCCTGAAGAAGGCCAAGAAGAAGCCCTCGCCCCCCACGCGCAGCGTCTCGCTGATCAAAGAGGGGCAGGACGGGGACGCGGGGCTCAGCGCGGCGCTGCCCAAGGAGCAGCGGCCCAAGAGCCTGTGCATCCCCCCGGAGCTGCAGGGTCACCGGCTGGTGCACGCGGACCCGCAGGGGAGCGTgagcagggagcccagcagcacagctgcccccCACCAGTGGCAGCTCACGGACTGGAGGGCTGGCGGGGATCCCTACCAGTCCCTCTCTGGCTCCAGCACCACCACAGGCACCACGGCCATCGAGTGTGCCAAGACACGGGGCAGCTCCGAGTCCCTCGTGTCCCCTTCGGTCTCCAGGGCCACGACgccctcccagctctctgccgAGGCAGACCTCAAGACCTCGTCGCCAAGCAGGCCCACAGGGCTGATGTCCCCATCCAGCGGCTACTCCAGTCAGTCGGAGACTCCAACCCCCACCGTGCCCACCTCCAGCATCCTCGGGCACTCCCCGCACCAGGTGCGGGTGAGGCCGCTGGTCCCCGAGAGGAAATCCTCTCTGCCCCCCACGTCCCCCATGGAGAGGAGCCCCAAGGGCAGGCTGTCCTTCGACCTCCCGCTGACCCCACCTGCCCACCTCGACCTCTCCGGGCTGAAGATCTCCCTGAAGGGGAAGACGAAGGTCAGCCGGCACCACTCTGACTCCACCTTTGGCACCAAGCTGGCGCAGAAGAGCAGTCCCATCGCACCCATCATGCCCGTGGTGACACAGTCCGACCTGCGCTCCGTGCGCCTGCGCTCCATCAGCCGCTCGGAGCCCGAGGACAGCGCCGACGGCCCGGAGCACGCGGAGGAGCCAGCACGTGTCCCCTGCCCAGGCCCGGAGAGGAAAGTGAAGCCACCCGTGGCAGAGAAGCCGCCGCTGGCCAGGCGCCCCCCGTGCATCCTGCCCAAGCCCCCGGTTCTGCGGGAGGAGGGTCCCCTGTCCCCCAAATCCCCGCCAGGCACTGCCACCAAGGAGAAGGGGCAGGCGCAGGATGCCGTCGTGGTGCTGCGGAGAGGGGAGTTCCGGAGGGGCCTGGGGGAGCCCCACTTGTCCCTGGCCCCGGCGGGGCCCCGGCGGCTCTCGCAGGGCAGCCTGGACGAGCTGCGGCCAGAGGGGGAGCGCAGGAAGGCCAAGGTGCCACCGCCAGTGCCCAAAAAACCCAGCGTGCTGTACCTGCCGCTCATCCCAGCCCCGGCACAGCTGGGAGCCGCTGTGGGGGACctgccccccacccccagccccatcaTCACGCTGGACACTGAGCCCACCTGCTGCGACCCCGACGCTGAGGATCTGCCATCCCCCGAGGCTGTGGGCACCACGCCTGCCAGCGAGCCCGCCAGTGAGCCCGCCAGCGAGCCTGCCCCAGAGCAAG gcagctcagcagaagCCGGCACGGAGGAGAAGAGCTTTGCCAGTGACAAGACGGCCGAGTCCATCGTGGAGGAGGACGATGAGGTGTTCACAACGTCCCGCACCACGGAGGATCTCTTCACAGTGATCCACAG GTCGAAGAGGAAGGTCCTGGGGCGGAAAGAGCCTGGTGACACCTTCAGCAGCCGACCCACCTCCCACTCACCTGTAAAGACTTCAGGCTCCCCAGCTGGCGAGTCCCTGGCAGCAGCGGGCAGCAGTGGGAAGTCTTCCAGCAGGAATGAGGATTTTAAAGCCCTGCTGCAgaagaagagcagcaaaaccagccCCGGTACTCGGCCATCTGCTGCTGAACTGCTCAAGACCACGAACCCGCTGGCCCGGAGGGTCATCACAGAGTTTGCCCCTGAGCTGGACGGTGCAAACAGCCCCAAAAGCCAGCCCTGA
- the NHSL2 gene encoding NHS-like protein 2 isoform X3, which yields MERAPMALSSVSLWIRGAWAVATSNLDLESKKAAPAKLPWQQPVNVFLAAGRPPGMEQLHQEAQLNLQSLLQEEYEEQYSESRVTGQTFRAAGHLPPDSSPEPSPRPPPAKRLEFVLMPPSQRAAEEESTSSTALGARPPDTSLSLPTSPDKQPPWPRAFPLPPVEEKQWHQPGSIQTNIVPINVSGQHFARHASARHSLFNTETAMNPKSTLRRRRTIIGFPNLSLRDQGSANGPTPSTHAPIAESLSCSFVPETTSGGTAPQEISPRPPLSAPLRKTFSDLGARCCQPAAAMDGAATPCASACNGTQGAPFSPPWSPLGYGSPPSLSTGPGKGPTCTSPGGSIPSPGPGSPAASTSFFIAAEERTGSNGPSFFSSPVPASPPSSGCPQGAKGSFLPGSREEPEAAGRAQLEVERAGCRFRERSLSVPTDSGSLCSVDIAYAETRRGSANYALGYPSASSEGSTSTDNISLGLEPEGQRRRRSKSISLKKAKKKPSPPTRSVSLIKEGQDGDAGLSAALPKEQRPKSLCIPPELQGHRLVHADPQGSVSREPSSTAAPHQWQLTDWRAGGDPYQSLSGSSTTTGTTAIECAKTRGSSESLVSPSVSRATTPSQLSAEADLKTSSPSRPTGLMSPSSGYSSQSETPTPTVPTSSILGHSPHQVRVRPLVPERKSSLPPTSPMERSPKGRLSFDLPLTPPAHLDLSGLKISLKGKTKVSRHHSDSTFGTKLAQKSSPIAPIMPVVTQSDLRSVRLRSISRSEPEDSADGPEHAEEPARVPCPGPERKVKPPVAEKPPLARRPPCILPKPPVLREEGPLSPKSPPGTATKEKGQAQDAVVVLRRGEFRRGLGEPHLSLAPAGPRRLSQGSLDELRPEGERRKAKVPPPVPKKPSVLYLPLIPAPAQLGAAVGDLPPTPSPIITLDTEPTCCDPDAEDLPSPEAVGTTPASEPASEPASEPAPEQGSSAEAGTEEKSFASDKTAESIVEEDDEVFTTSRTTEDLFTVIHRSKRKVLGRKEPGDTFSSRPTSHSPVKTSGSPAGESLAAAGSSGKSSSRNEDFKALLQKKSSKTSPGTRPSAAELLKTTNPLARRVITEFAPELDGANSPKSQP from the exons ATGGAGAGAGCTCCGATGGCTCTGTCAAGTGTCTCGCTGTGGATTCGGGgtgcctgggctgtgg ccacctCTAACCTGGACCTCGAGAGCAAGAAAGCCGCCCCTGCCAAGCTGCCATGGCAGCAGCCCGTGAACGTCTTCCTGGCCGCTGGGCGCCCGCCGGGCATGgagcagctgcaccaggaggCCCAGCTCAACCTGCAGAGCTTGCTGCAAG AGGAGTATGAGGAGCAGTACAGCGAGAGCAGGGTCACCGGGCAGACCTTCCGTGCTGCAGGGCACCTGCCCCCCGACAGCTCCCCTGAACCATCACCTCGACCCCCGCCTGCCAAGCGCCTTGAGTTCGTGCTTATG CCCCCCAGCCAGCGAGCGGCCGAAGAGgagagcaccagcagcaccgCGCTCGGTGCTCGGCCTCCTGACacctccctgagcctccccaCCAGCCCGGACAAGCAGCCCCCCTGGCCCAGGgccttccccctgccccccgTGGAGGAGAAGCAGTGGCACCAGCCCGGCTCCATCCAGACCAACATTGTCCCCATCAATGTCTCGG GGCAGCACTTTGCTAGGCACGCGAGTGCTCGTCACTCCCTGTTTAACACAGAGACCGCGATGAACCCCAAGTCCACCCTGCGGCGCAGACGGACCATTATTGGATTCCCTAACCTGTCCCTGCGAGACCAAG GCAGTGCCAACGGCCCCACGCCCAGCACACACGCGCCCATCGCCGagtccctgtcctgcagcttcGTGCCTGAGACCACCAGCGGGGGGACGGCGCCCCAGGAGATCAGCCCTCGTCCACCCCTCTCGGCCCCACTGAGGAAGACCTTCAGCGACCTCGGGGCCcgctgctgccagccagctgctgccatggatggggcagccaccccctgtgccagtgcctgcaATGGGACACAGGGCGCCCCTTTCTCCCCACCCTGGAGCCCCCTGGGCTATGGGAGCCCCCCCAGCCTCAGCACTGGCCCGGGCAAGGGGCCCACCTGCACCTCCCCAGGTGGCTCCATCCCATCACCTGGCCCAGGCTCACCTGCCGCCTCCACCTCCTTCTTCATCGCCGCAGAGGAGCGCACGGGCAGCAACGGGCCCAGCTTCTTCTCCAGCCCAGTGCCTGCGTCCCCCCCCAGCTCCGGGTGCCCCCAGGGAGCCAAGGGCAGTTTCCTGCCGGGAAGCCGAGAGGAGCCggaggcggcggggcgggcgcagCTGGAGGTGGAGCGGGCAGGGTGCCGGTTCCGGGAGCGCTCGCTGTCGGTGCCCACCGACTCGGGGTCCCTGTGCTCCGTGGACATCGCCTACGCCGAGACCCGGCGGGGCAGCGCCAACTACGCCCTGGGCTACCCCAGCGCCAGCTCCgagggcagcaccagcaccgACAACATCTcgctggggctggagcccgaggggcagcggcggcggcgctccAAGAGCATCTCCCTGAAGAAGGCCAAGAAGAAGCCCTCGCCCCCCACGCGCAGCGTCTCGCTGATCAAAGAGGGGCAGGACGGGGACGCGGGGCTCAGCGCGGCGCTGCCCAAGGAGCAGCGGCCCAAGAGCCTGTGCATCCCCCCGGAGCTGCAGGGTCACCGGCTGGTGCACGCGGACCCGCAGGGGAGCGTgagcagggagcccagcagcacagctgcccccCACCAGTGGCAGCTCACGGACTGGAGGGCTGGCGGGGATCCCTACCAGTCCCTCTCTGGCTCCAGCACCACCACAGGCACCACGGCCATCGAGTGTGCCAAGACACGGGGCAGCTCCGAGTCCCTCGTGTCCCCTTCGGTCTCCAGGGCCACGACgccctcccagctctctgccgAGGCAGACCTCAAGACCTCGTCGCCAAGCAGGCCCACAGGGCTGATGTCCCCATCCAGCGGCTACTCCAGTCAGTCGGAGACTCCAACCCCCACCGTGCCCACCTCCAGCATCCTCGGGCACTCCCCGCACCAGGTGCGGGTGAGGCCGCTGGTCCCCGAGAGGAAATCCTCTCTGCCCCCCACGTCCCCCATGGAGAGGAGCCCCAAGGGCAGGCTGTCCTTCGACCTCCCGCTGACCCCACCTGCCCACCTCGACCTCTCCGGGCTGAAGATCTCCCTGAAGGGGAAGACGAAGGTCAGCCGGCACCACTCTGACTCCACCTTTGGCACCAAGCTGGCGCAGAAGAGCAGTCCCATCGCACCCATCATGCCCGTGGTGACACAGTCCGACCTGCGCTCCGTGCGCCTGCGCTCCATCAGCCGCTCGGAGCCCGAGGACAGCGCCGACGGCCCGGAGCACGCGGAGGAGCCAGCACGTGTCCCCTGCCCAGGCCCGGAGAGGAAAGTGAAGCCACCCGTGGCAGAGAAGCCGCCGCTGGCCAGGCGCCCCCCGTGCATCCTGCCCAAGCCCCCGGTTCTGCGGGAGGAGGGTCCCCTGTCCCCCAAATCCCCGCCAGGCACTGCCACCAAGGAGAAGGGGCAGGCGCAGGATGCCGTCGTGGTGCTGCGGAGAGGGGAGTTCCGGAGGGGCCTGGGGGAGCCCCACTTGTCCCTGGCCCCGGCGGGGCCCCGGCGGCTCTCGCAGGGCAGCCTGGACGAGCTGCGGCCAGAGGGGGAGCGCAGGAAGGCCAAGGTGCCACCGCCAGTGCCCAAAAAACCCAGCGTGCTGTACCTGCCGCTCATCCCAGCCCCGGCACAGCTGGGAGCCGCTGTGGGGGACctgccccccacccccagccccatcaTCACGCTGGACACTGAGCCCACCTGCTGCGACCCCGACGCTGAGGATCTGCCATCCCCCGAGGCTGTGGGCACCACGCCTGCCAGCGAGCCCGCCAGTGAGCCCGCCAGCGAGCCTGCCCCAGAGCAAG gcagctcagcagaagCCGGCACGGAGGAGAAGAGCTTTGCCAGTGACAAGACGGCCGAGTCCATCGTGGAGGAGGACGATGAGGTGTTCACAACGTCCCGCACCACGGAGGATCTCTTCACAGTGATCCACAG GTCGAAGAGGAAGGTCCTGGGGCGGAAAGAGCCTGGTGACACCTTCAGCAGCCGACCCACCTCCCACTCACCTGTAAAGACTTCAGGCTCCCCAGCTGGCGAGTCCCTGGCAGCAGCGGGCAGCAGTGGGAAGTCTTCCAGCAGGAATGAGGATTTTAAAGCCCTGCTGCAgaagaagagcagcaaaaccagccCCGGTACTCGGCCATCTGCTGCTGAACTGCTCAAGACCACGAACCCGCTGGCCCGGAGGGTCATCACAGAGTTTGCCCCTGAGCTGGACGGTGCAAACAGCCCCAAAAGCCAGCCCTGA
- the NHSL2 gene encoding NHS-like protein 2 isoform X2, translated as MGNAQRKGPRSQRRGRMRSATATSNLDLESKKAAPAKLPWQQPVNVFLAAGRPPGMEQLHQEAQLNLQSLLQEEYEEQYSESRVTGQTFRAAGHLPPDSSPEPSPRPPPAKRLEFVLMPPSQRAAEEESTSSTALGARPPDTSLSLPTSPDKQPPWPRAFPLPPVEEKQWHQPGSIQTNIVPINVSGQHFARHASARHSLFNTETAMNPKSTLRRRRTIIGFPNLSLRDQGSANGPTPSTHAPIAESLSCSFVPETTSGGTAPQEISPRPPLSAPLRKTFSDLGARCCQPAAAMDGAATPCASACNGTQGAPFSPPWSPLGYGSPPSLSTGPGKGPTCTSPGGSIPSPGPGSPAASTSFFIAAEERTGSNGPSFFSSPVPASPPSSGCPQGAKGSFLPGSREEPEAAGRAQLEVERAGCRFRERSLSVPTDSGSLCSVDIAYAETRRGSANYALGYPSASSEGSTSTDNISLGLEPEGQRRRRSKSISLKKAKKKPSPPTRSVSLIKEGQDGDAGLSAALPKEQRPKSLCIPPELQGHRLVHADPQGSVSREPSSTAAPHQWQLTDWRAGGDPYQSLSGSSTTTGTTAIECAKTRGSSESLVSPSVSRATTPSQLSAEADLKTSSPSRPTGLMSPSSGYSSQSETPTPTVPTSSILGHSPHQVRVRPLVPERKSSLPPTSPMERSPKGRLSFDLPLTPPAHLDLSGLKISLKGKTKVSRHHSDSTFGTKLAQKSSPIAPIMPVVTQSDLRSVRLRSISRSEPEDSADGPEHAEEPARVPCPGPERKVKPPVAEKPPLARRPPCILPKPPVLREEGPLSPKSPPGTATKEKGQAQDAVVVLRRGEFRRGLGEPHLSLAPAGPRRLSQGSLDELRPEGERRKAKVPPPVPKKPSVLYLPLIPAPAQLGAAVGDLPPTPSPIITLDTEPTCCDPDAEDLPSPEAVGTTPASEPASEPASEPAPEQGSSAEAGTEEKSFASDKTAESIVEEDDEVFTTSRTTEDLFTVIHRSKRKVLGRKEPGDTFSSRPTSHSPVKTSGSPAGESLAAAGSSGKSSSRNEDFKALLQKKSSKTSPGTRPSAAELLKTTNPLARRVITEFAPELDGANSPKSQP; from the exons ATGGGCAACGCGCAGCGGAAGGGGCCGCGCAGCCAGCGGCGGGGCAGGATGCGCTCGGCAACAG ccacctCTAACCTGGACCTCGAGAGCAAGAAAGCCGCCCCTGCCAAGCTGCCATGGCAGCAGCCCGTGAACGTCTTCCTGGCCGCTGGGCGCCCGCCGGGCATGgagcagctgcaccaggaggCCCAGCTCAACCTGCAGAGCTTGCTGCAAG AGGAGTATGAGGAGCAGTACAGCGAGAGCAGGGTCACCGGGCAGACCTTCCGTGCTGCAGGGCACCTGCCCCCCGACAGCTCCCCTGAACCATCACCTCGACCCCCGCCTGCCAAGCGCCTTGAGTTCGTGCTTATG CCCCCCAGCCAGCGAGCGGCCGAAGAGgagagcaccagcagcaccgCGCTCGGTGCTCGGCCTCCTGACacctccctgagcctccccaCCAGCCCGGACAAGCAGCCCCCCTGGCCCAGGgccttccccctgccccccgTGGAGGAGAAGCAGTGGCACCAGCCCGGCTCCATCCAGACCAACATTGTCCCCATCAATGTCTCGG GGCAGCACTTTGCTAGGCACGCGAGTGCTCGTCACTCCCTGTTTAACACAGAGACCGCGATGAACCCCAAGTCCACCCTGCGGCGCAGACGGACCATTATTGGATTCCCTAACCTGTCCCTGCGAGACCAAG GCAGTGCCAACGGCCCCACGCCCAGCACACACGCGCCCATCGCCGagtccctgtcctgcagcttcGTGCCTGAGACCACCAGCGGGGGGACGGCGCCCCAGGAGATCAGCCCTCGTCCACCCCTCTCGGCCCCACTGAGGAAGACCTTCAGCGACCTCGGGGCCcgctgctgccagccagctgctgccatggatggggcagccaccccctgtgccagtgcctgcaATGGGACACAGGGCGCCCCTTTCTCCCCACCCTGGAGCCCCCTGGGCTATGGGAGCCCCCCCAGCCTCAGCACTGGCCCGGGCAAGGGGCCCACCTGCACCTCCCCAGGTGGCTCCATCCCATCACCTGGCCCAGGCTCACCTGCCGCCTCCACCTCCTTCTTCATCGCCGCAGAGGAGCGCACGGGCAGCAACGGGCCCAGCTTCTTCTCCAGCCCAGTGCCTGCGTCCCCCCCCAGCTCCGGGTGCCCCCAGGGAGCCAAGGGCAGTTTCCTGCCGGGAAGCCGAGAGGAGCCggaggcggcggggcgggcgcagCTGGAGGTGGAGCGGGCAGGGTGCCGGTTCCGGGAGCGCTCGCTGTCGGTGCCCACCGACTCGGGGTCCCTGTGCTCCGTGGACATCGCCTACGCCGAGACCCGGCGGGGCAGCGCCAACTACGCCCTGGGCTACCCCAGCGCCAGCTCCgagggcagcaccagcaccgACAACATCTcgctggggctggagcccgaggggcagcggcggcggcgctccAAGAGCATCTCCCTGAAGAAGGCCAAGAAGAAGCCCTCGCCCCCCACGCGCAGCGTCTCGCTGATCAAAGAGGGGCAGGACGGGGACGCGGGGCTCAGCGCGGCGCTGCCCAAGGAGCAGCGGCCCAAGAGCCTGTGCATCCCCCCGGAGCTGCAGGGTCACCGGCTGGTGCACGCGGACCCGCAGGGGAGCGTgagcagggagcccagcagcacagctgcccccCACCAGTGGCAGCTCACGGACTGGAGGGCTGGCGGGGATCCCTACCAGTCCCTCTCTGGCTCCAGCACCACCACAGGCACCACGGCCATCGAGTGTGCCAAGACACGGGGCAGCTCCGAGTCCCTCGTGTCCCCTTCGGTCTCCAGGGCCACGACgccctcccagctctctgccgAGGCAGACCTCAAGACCTCGTCGCCAAGCAGGCCCACAGGGCTGATGTCCCCATCCAGCGGCTACTCCAGTCAGTCGGAGACTCCAACCCCCACCGTGCCCACCTCCAGCATCCTCGGGCACTCCCCGCACCAGGTGCGGGTGAGGCCGCTGGTCCCCGAGAGGAAATCCTCTCTGCCCCCCACGTCCCCCATGGAGAGGAGCCCCAAGGGCAGGCTGTCCTTCGACCTCCCGCTGACCCCACCTGCCCACCTCGACCTCTCCGGGCTGAAGATCTCCCTGAAGGGGAAGACGAAGGTCAGCCGGCACCACTCTGACTCCACCTTTGGCACCAAGCTGGCGCAGAAGAGCAGTCCCATCGCACCCATCATGCCCGTGGTGACACAGTCCGACCTGCGCTCCGTGCGCCTGCGCTCCATCAGCCGCTCGGAGCCCGAGGACAGCGCCGACGGCCCGGAGCACGCGGAGGAGCCAGCACGTGTCCCCTGCCCAGGCCCGGAGAGGAAAGTGAAGCCACCCGTGGCAGAGAAGCCGCCGCTGGCCAGGCGCCCCCCGTGCATCCTGCCCAAGCCCCCGGTTCTGCGGGAGGAGGGTCCCCTGTCCCCCAAATCCCCGCCAGGCACTGCCACCAAGGAGAAGGGGCAGGCGCAGGATGCCGTCGTGGTGCTGCGGAGAGGGGAGTTCCGGAGGGGCCTGGGGGAGCCCCACTTGTCCCTGGCCCCGGCGGGGCCCCGGCGGCTCTCGCAGGGCAGCCTGGACGAGCTGCGGCCAGAGGGGGAGCGCAGGAAGGCCAAGGTGCCACCGCCAGTGCCCAAAAAACCCAGCGTGCTGTACCTGCCGCTCATCCCAGCCCCGGCACAGCTGGGAGCCGCTGTGGGGGACctgccccccacccccagccccatcaTCACGCTGGACACTGAGCCCACCTGCTGCGACCCCGACGCTGAGGATCTGCCATCCCCCGAGGCTGTGGGCACCACGCCTGCCAGCGAGCCCGCCAGTGAGCCCGCCAGCGAGCCTGCCCCAGAGCAAG gcagctcagcagaagCCGGCACGGAGGAGAAGAGCTTTGCCAGTGACAAGACGGCCGAGTCCATCGTGGAGGAGGACGATGAGGTGTTCACAACGTCCCGCACCACGGAGGATCTCTTCACAGTGATCCACAG GTCGAAGAGGAAGGTCCTGGGGCGGAAAGAGCCTGGTGACACCTTCAGCAGCCGACCCACCTCCCACTCACCTGTAAAGACTTCAGGCTCCCCAGCTGGCGAGTCCCTGGCAGCAGCGGGCAGCAGTGGGAAGTCTTCCAGCAGGAATGAGGATTTTAAAGCCCTGCTGCAgaagaagagcagcaaaaccagccCCGGTACTCGGCCATCTGCTGCTGAACTGCTCAAGACCACGAACCCGCTGGCCCGGAGGGTCATCACAGAGTTTGCCCCTGAGCTGGACGGTGCAAACAGCCCCAAAAGCCAGCCCTGA